The Manihot esculenta cultivar AM560-2 chromosome 1, M.esculenta_v8, whole genome shotgun sequence genome has a window encoding:
- the LOC110615398 gene encoding signal peptide peptidase-like 4 isoform X2 → MGIHGPLFMIVAVLALTPWFASAGDIVHHDDVAPKRPGCDNNFVLVKVPAWVDGVEDIEYVGVGARFGLTLESKEKHANKTRLVLADPPDLCRPPKYKLNRDVILVHRGNCSFTTKSNIAEEANASAILIINNRTELFKMVCEANETDVSIGIPAVMLPQDAGASLENYIKNSSTVSVQLYSPQRPLVDVAEVFLWLMAVGTILGASYWSAWSAREVAIEQDKLLKDGSDDIMQTEGVTSSVVNINTTSAILFVVIASCFLVMLYKLMSLWFMDVLVVLFCIGGIEGLQTCLVALLSCFRCFQHAGESFIKVPFFGAVSFLTLAVSPFCVAFAVVWAVYRRVSFAWIGQDILGIALIVTVLQIVHIPNLKVGTVLLSCAFLYDIFWVFVSKLWFKESVMIVVARGDRSGEDGIPMLLKIPRMFDPWGGYSIIGFGDIILPGLLVAFALRYDWLTKKNLRAGYFLWAMTAYGLGLLITYIALNMMDGHGQPALLYIVPFTLGTFLTLGKKRGDLKALWAPERLCPHVQFQPSQSQ, encoded by the exons ATGGGTATTCATGGACCTCTGTTTATGATTGTAGCTGTTTTAGCTTTAACTCCATGGTTCGCCTCTGCTGGAGATATAGTACATCACGATGATGTAGCTCCCAAAAGGCCTGGTTGCGATAATAACTTCGTTCTG GTGAAAGTCCCTGCTTGGGTTGATGGTGTAGAAGATATCGAGTATGTTGGTGTTGGTGCTCGATTTGGTCTTACGTTGGAATCAAAAGAAAAACATGCCAATAAAACTAGACTCGTTTTGGCAGACCCACCTGATCTTTGCAGGCCACCCAAATATAAG CTTAACAGAGATGTCATTCTGGTGCACCGAGGTAATTGCAGCTTCACAACTAAGTCAAATATTGCTGAAGAGGCTAATGCTTCGGCTATTCTTATAATAAACAATCGAACAG AACTTTTTAAAATGGTTTGTGAAGCAAATGAAACTGATGTAAGCATCGGCATTCCTGCTGTCATGCTTCCACAAGATGCTGGTGCCAGCCTGGAAAATTACATCAAGAATAGCTCAACAG TTTCTGTGCAGCTATATTCTCCACAACGGCCACTTGTTGATGTTGCAGAAGTGTTTTTGTGGCTCATGGCTGTTGGTACCATCTTGGGTGCTTCTTACTGGTCTGCATGGAGTGCCAGAGAAGTGGCCATAGAGCAGGACAAGCTTCTAAAG GATGGTTCAGATGATATTATGCAGACAGAAGGTGTTACATCTAGTGTTGTTAACATCAACACAACATCTGCCATTCTCTTTGTTGTGATTGCTTCATGTTTCTTGGTCATGCTTTACAAACTTATGTCACTGTGGTTTATGGATGTTCTGGTGGTTCTCTTCTGCATTGGTGGGATAGAG GGCTTGCAAACTTGCTTGGTAGCTTTATTATCATG TTTCAGATGCTTTCAACATGCTGGAGAATCATTTATTAAAGTTCCCTTCTTTGGAGCTGTATCATTTTTGACCCTGGCTGTCTCTCCATTTTGCGTAGCATTTGCTGTTGTTTGGGCAGTTTACCGTCGTGTCTCCTTTGCCTGGATAGGTCAAGATATCCTT GGCATTGCACTAATCGTCACTGTTCTTCAGATTGTTCATATACCAAATCTCAAG GTTGGAACAGTTCTTCTAAGTTGCGCTTTCTTGTATGACATCTTCTGGGTATTTGTTTCCAAATTGTGGTTCAAGGAGAGTGTGATGATAGTG GTAGCTCGTGGTGATAGGAGTGGAGAGGATGGTATACCAATGCTACTGAAAATCCCTCGTATGTTTGATCCTTGGGGTGGCTATAGCATTATCGGATTTGGTGATATCATCTTACCAGGATTGCTTGTTGCTTTTGCATTAAG ATATGATTGGCTGACAAAGAAGAATCTCCGAGCAGGATATTTTCTGTGGGCAATGACTGCCTATGGTTTAG GTCTCCTAATCACTTATATAGCTTTGAACATGATGGATGGCCATGGCCAGCCAGCGCTGCTCTACATTGTTCCCTTCACACTTG GCACCTTCTTGACGCTGGGAAAGAAGAGAGGAGATCTCAAGGCTCTATGGGCACCCGAGCGACTTTGCCCACACGTCCAGTTTCAGCCCTCACAATCTCAATAA
- the LOC110615398 gene encoding signal peptide peptidase-like 4 isoform X1 gives MGIHGPLFMIVAVLALTPWFASAGDIVHHDDVAPKRPGCDNNFVLVKVPAWVDGVEDIEYVGVGARFGLTLESKEKHANKTRLVLADPPDLCRPPKYKLNRDVILVHRGNCSFTTKSNIAEEANASAILIINNRTELFKMVCEANETDVSIGIPAVMLPQDAGASLENYIKNSSTVSVQLYSPQRPLVDVAEVFLWLMAVGTILGASYWSAWSAREVAIEQDKLLKDGSDDIMQTEGVTSSVVNINTTSAILFVVIASCFLVMLYKLMSLWFMDVLVVLFCIGGIEGLQTCLVALLSCFRCFQHAGESFIKVPFFGAVSFLTLAVSPFCVAFAVVWAVYRRVSFAWIGQDILGIALIVTVLQIVHIPNLKVGTVLLSCAFLYDIFWVFVSKLWFKESVMIVVARGDRSGEDGIPMLLKIPRMFDPWGGYSIIGFGDIILPGLLVAFALRSPNHLYSFEHDGWPWPASAALHCSLHTWHLLDAGKEERRSQGSMGTRATLPTRPVSALTISITHEHAPHFTVVVLILGCPVHQGRRRETFYLCKR, from the exons ATGGGTATTCATGGACCTCTGTTTATGATTGTAGCTGTTTTAGCTTTAACTCCATGGTTCGCCTCTGCTGGAGATATAGTACATCACGATGATGTAGCTCCCAAAAGGCCTGGTTGCGATAATAACTTCGTTCTG GTGAAAGTCCCTGCTTGGGTTGATGGTGTAGAAGATATCGAGTATGTTGGTGTTGGTGCTCGATTTGGTCTTACGTTGGAATCAAAAGAAAAACATGCCAATAAAACTAGACTCGTTTTGGCAGACCCACCTGATCTTTGCAGGCCACCCAAATATAAG CTTAACAGAGATGTCATTCTGGTGCACCGAGGTAATTGCAGCTTCACAACTAAGTCAAATATTGCTGAAGAGGCTAATGCTTCGGCTATTCTTATAATAAACAATCGAACAG AACTTTTTAAAATGGTTTGTGAAGCAAATGAAACTGATGTAAGCATCGGCATTCCTGCTGTCATGCTTCCACAAGATGCTGGTGCCAGCCTGGAAAATTACATCAAGAATAGCTCAACAG TTTCTGTGCAGCTATATTCTCCACAACGGCCACTTGTTGATGTTGCAGAAGTGTTTTTGTGGCTCATGGCTGTTGGTACCATCTTGGGTGCTTCTTACTGGTCTGCATGGAGTGCCAGAGAAGTGGCCATAGAGCAGGACAAGCTTCTAAAG GATGGTTCAGATGATATTATGCAGACAGAAGGTGTTACATCTAGTGTTGTTAACATCAACACAACATCTGCCATTCTCTTTGTTGTGATTGCTTCATGTTTCTTGGTCATGCTTTACAAACTTATGTCACTGTGGTTTATGGATGTTCTGGTGGTTCTCTTCTGCATTGGTGGGATAGAG GGCTTGCAAACTTGCTTGGTAGCTTTATTATCATG TTTCAGATGCTTTCAACATGCTGGAGAATCATTTATTAAAGTTCCCTTCTTTGGAGCTGTATCATTTTTGACCCTGGCTGTCTCTCCATTTTGCGTAGCATTTGCTGTTGTTTGGGCAGTTTACCGTCGTGTCTCCTTTGCCTGGATAGGTCAAGATATCCTT GGCATTGCACTAATCGTCACTGTTCTTCAGATTGTTCATATACCAAATCTCAAG GTTGGAACAGTTCTTCTAAGTTGCGCTTTCTTGTATGACATCTTCTGGGTATTTGTTTCCAAATTGTGGTTCAAGGAGAGTGTGATGATAGTG GTAGCTCGTGGTGATAGGAGTGGAGAGGATGGTATACCAATGCTACTGAAAATCCCTCGTATGTTTGATCCTTGGGGTGGCTATAGCATTATCGGATTTGGTGATATCATCTTACCAGGATTGCTTGTTGCTTTTGCATTAAG GTCTCCTAATCACTTATATAGCTTTGAACATGATGGATGGCCATGGCCAGCCAGCGCTGCTCTACATTGTTCCCTTCACACTTG GCACCTTCTTGACGCTGGGAAAGAAGAGAGGAGATCTCAAGGCTCTATGGGCACCCGAGCGACTTTGCCCACACGTCCAGTTTCAGCCCTCACAATCTCAATAACACATGAACACGCACCTCACTTCACTGTAGTTGTTTTAATTTTAGGTTGTCCTGTACACCAAGGAAGGAGGCGAGAAACGTTTTACCTGTGTAAACGGTAG
- the LOC110615398 gene encoding signal peptide peptidase-like 4 isoform X3, translated as MFPTDLLCNARKSSSSIEVMFPCLFLYSFLYIFLFFMALSALVATNIVHHDDVAPKRPGCDNNFVLVKVPAWVDGVEDIEYVGVGARFGLTLESKEKHANKTRLVLADPPDLCRPPKYKLNRDVILVHRGNCSFTTKSNIAEEANASAILIINNRTELFKMVCEANETDVSIGIPAVMLPQDAGASLENYIKNSSTVSVQLYSPQRPLVDVAEVFLWLMAVGTILGASYWSAWSAREVAIEQDKLLKDGSDDIMQTEGVTSSVVNINTTSAILFVVIASCFLVMLYKLMSLWFMDVLVVLFCIGGIEGLQTCLVALLSCFRCFQHAGESFIKVPFFGAVSFLTLAVSPFCVAFAVVWAVYRRVSFAWIGQDILGIALIVTVLQIVHIPNLKVGTVLLSCAFLYDIFWVFVSKLWFKESVMIVVARGDRSGEDGIPMLLKIPRMFDPWGGYSIIGFGDIILPGLLVAFALRYDWLTKKNLRAGYFLWAMTAYGLGLLITYIALNMMDGHGQPALLYIVPFTLGTFLTLGKKRGDLKALWAPERLCPHVQFQPSQSQ; from the exons ATGTTCCCAACTGATCTTCTTTGTAATGCAAGAAAGAGCAGCAGCAGCATTGAAGTAATGTTCCCTTGTTTGTTCTTGTATAGTTTTCTGTACATATTCCTTTTCTTTATGGCATTATCAGCTTTGGTTGCAACAA ATATAGTACATCACGATGATGTAGCTCCCAAAAGGCCTGGTTGCGATAATAACTTCGTTCTG GTGAAAGTCCCTGCTTGGGTTGATGGTGTAGAAGATATCGAGTATGTTGGTGTTGGTGCTCGATTTGGTCTTACGTTGGAATCAAAAGAAAAACATGCCAATAAAACTAGACTCGTTTTGGCAGACCCACCTGATCTTTGCAGGCCACCCAAATATAAG CTTAACAGAGATGTCATTCTGGTGCACCGAGGTAATTGCAGCTTCACAACTAAGTCAAATATTGCTGAAGAGGCTAATGCTTCGGCTATTCTTATAATAAACAATCGAACAG AACTTTTTAAAATGGTTTGTGAAGCAAATGAAACTGATGTAAGCATCGGCATTCCTGCTGTCATGCTTCCACAAGATGCTGGTGCCAGCCTGGAAAATTACATCAAGAATAGCTCAACAG TTTCTGTGCAGCTATATTCTCCACAACGGCCACTTGTTGATGTTGCAGAAGTGTTTTTGTGGCTCATGGCTGTTGGTACCATCTTGGGTGCTTCTTACTGGTCTGCATGGAGTGCCAGAGAAGTGGCCATAGAGCAGGACAAGCTTCTAAAG GATGGTTCAGATGATATTATGCAGACAGAAGGTGTTACATCTAGTGTTGTTAACATCAACACAACATCTGCCATTCTCTTTGTTGTGATTGCTTCATGTTTCTTGGTCATGCTTTACAAACTTATGTCACTGTGGTTTATGGATGTTCTGGTGGTTCTCTTCTGCATTGGTGGGATAGAG GGCTTGCAAACTTGCTTGGTAGCTTTATTATCATG TTTCAGATGCTTTCAACATGCTGGAGAATCATTTATTAAAGTTCCCTTCTTTGGAGCTGTATCATTTTTGACCCTGGCTGTCTCTCCATTTTGCGTAGCATTTGCTGTTGTTTGGGCAGTTTACCGTCGTGTCTCCTTTGCCTGGATAGGTCAAGATATCCTT GGCATTGCACTAATCGTCACTGTTCTTCAGATTGTTCATATACCAAATCTCAAG GTTGGAACAGTTCTTCTAAGTTGCGCTTTCTTGTATGACATCTTCTGGGTATTTGTTTCCAAATTGTGGTTCAAGGAGAGTGTGATGATAGTG GTAGCTCGTGGTGATAGGAGTGGAGAGGATGGTATACCAATGCTACTGAAAATCCCTCGTATGTTTGATCCTTGGGGTGGCTATAGCATTATCGGATTTGGTGATATCATCTTACCAGGATTGCTTGTTGCTTTTGCATTAAG ATATGATTGGCTGACAAAGAAGAATCTCCGAGCAGGATATTTTCTGTGGGCAATGACTGCCTATGGTTTAG GTCTCCTAATCACTTATATAGCTTTGAACATGATGGATGGCCATGGCCAGCCAGCGCTGCTCTACATTGTTCCCTTCACACTTG GCACCTTCTTGACGCTGGGAAAGAAGAGAGGAGATCTCAAGGCTCTATGGGCACCCGAGCGACTTTGCCCACACGTCCAGTTTCAGCCCTCACAATCTCAATAA